The Syntrophorhabdaceae bacterium genome includes a window with the following:
- a CDS encoding Asd/ArgC dimerization domain-containing protein encodes MKVTFVPHLLPMSRGILTTVYGRLKEHSATKDILALYRKTYAGEPFVRIVDEGAYPDTRFTRFSNYCDIGLKVFEDGRIVVISAIDNLVKGASGQAVQNMNIALGIDETAGLKSVPQYP; translated from the coding sequence GATGAAGGTCACCTTTGTTCCCCATCTTTTGCCGATGAGCAGGGGTATTCTTACAACGGTCTATGGCAGGCTGAAAGAACATTCCGCAACAAAGGACATTCTCGCGTTGTACAGGAAAACCTATGCCGGAGAGCCTTTCGTGCGTATTGTCGATGAAGGCGCATATCCCGATACCAGGTTCACGCGGTTTTCGAACTATTGCGATATCGGTCTGAAGGTATTTGAAGACGGCAGGATCGTTGTCATCTCCGCCATCGACAATCTCGTCAAAGGCGCGTCAGGCCAGGCTGTCCAGAACATGAATATCGCCCTCGGCATAGACGAGACTGCGGGCCTCAAGAGCGTCCCGCAGTATCCATAG